The DNA region tttgacgtcacatgcgcggactgttacatAAATAGCGTAAAATTCCGCAAAAAttcgcgtaaaggtaccagacagatcggacgagatagaaaaatctagcactggGTATCGTGggagatttccctgtccgaggtgcgagaaaagattcttaagctgtcaaacactcggAATGTTGTTGCATGGTTGGGtaaaagattctattaatctgcCAACAAAGACTGCAACAACATTCGTACGCCCTACCTTTATACTTACTAGTTACCCGTTTACCCGCATCACATAATAACGAAAAAAACATAACAGATTGTAACGATTGCTCCGTTTTGGACTCGATTATTTGTAACGATAATTTAGTGCTGCGTCACATTGATAATTAGACATGCATGGCGTTTTAAAATCAGAGGGATAATGGATATTTCTTTACAAAAAAGCGGACCACACGATAAATAAATGAAGCATATTAAGAAGACAGAAACGAGGGGTGCTGACTTTGGTCTGTTGGTGACAATTAACAATAAATGcaactgaaaaaataaacttcatttattttacatcgattgcgaaacaagaCATACCACTTATGCAAgtcactttcgatggcccggaAGTGCGCGAGGGTATGGAAGGAAACCGGAGTGTCAGGAGAAAACCCAAGTGATCGGGCATGTGAacaccttttcacgtccgtgccggggatcgaaccccggtcGGCTAGGTGAACGGCGAGTGACTTAATCACAACATCATCCGATCATGATATTAACTAGTCTGGTCAGAGGCCAAATTAAGGGGTAAAGTTTATGTTAAATAACTTATTCATTCCATTTGCacgaaaattaatattttaagaatatgtaaattattgagttgtaaatgttagcttcaTTTTTCATAAAGGTGCAaagtatttttgataaaataaataaagtaactCCATTTCTGAAGTGTGAAAAATTGGAAACCTTTGATCACATGCTTGAAATATCacacaaataattttttttagtttaagtCCTTCGGTTGTTTACATGACTTGCGTTTAGAATTGTCCCCGTTAAGCCATTCTCCTATATCAGTATATAGTCTTTGGTTTTGATGTACATCTTTTTGATGAAGCCGACGGCAAAGTCCACAAAATGCTATTGAATATGTAGTTCCCTCGTTTACTTGGTAACTTTCTGTCCATTGTACATACTTTTGGAATTTTAGTTTACTTTTTGACAGTGATTTcatataattgataatttttcttttctgtttgaATTTAGTTGTATCTATATAAGAACCCGGAGGAAGAAACATAGATACATTAGATCCACTCCGGACTATAGGCAAAGTCGTTACATCAGACGCGTAGAGTTTAAAACTCTTCTCTGTTATGTAATCTTCACATAGCTGACTTTCGAATGAGAGATAAAATTTGTATGGCTTCAGACATTATGTAGTGTTTTTTCTTGGACTTTTTTTTGTGCTACATTTTCCATAAACGtcaattttcaaaagtttttgtAATTCCTTGACATATAAATGCCTTTTTCCGCTGGTATCACAATTGGATACCATCCATACAGTGCTTTTAGAATTATTTTGCCACCTTTTATATAATCGTTGATAAAATAGACAGTCGTGGAATTAATAATCGTTATTATGTATGTACTTTGATTGTAGTTTGTagtttttgtgtcgcctgcaacgataagtgaagtatttattgtccgatttcaaccaaatttggtatatagctttatatcaatgagatctcggatgagttcgataatggttaaaatccgtcaatatttgcaagagttaagGAACTGTAAATTCGTCAAAACAGAAAGATCCaaggtttccgctcgataacttacatatttattgtccgatttcaaccaaatttggtttgttgctttatatattaatgagatcttagatgggttcgatactggtcaaaatctgtcaatatttgcaagagttacgggaccttAAAATAGTCGAAAGATGACTTCCGCTTGAAAAcgttagtatttattgtccgatttcaaccaaatttggtgtattgctttatatcaatgagatcttagattgGTTGATTActtttcaaaatccatcaatatttgcaagagttatggaacTTGATTACTCAacctaaattattaacaatattttcaactgtaaataaccaTTTTTTGTGAtactgtgcaggcgacacatccacttccatggaattcttgtttttatatatgatactaaatattaaaaaaaaaaaatcgctaGAGGACACTATATAttagtaataaaatatttgttacacAGTACATCATacacatgttttttttgtttttttttaactgtaTACACTATACAATTAAATAGTCTATACTAggtatatcatatacatgttgAAATGTACAAAGTACATTCAGATACAAtgtgtttatgtttattttcattttccccTCATTCATTCTGCGCGTGAAAACTAATTTGAAAATAGAAACCCCAAACACCGCCTTTCAACTGAAACTAAAAATGTATGATTAAACATCGATAATATTAGACTTGACTTCAACTTGCCAAATACACTTGTATCACCTCAAATAAAAAGGGTCATCTTTTTTAACAAGATTAAATATATgatcaaaaaattaaaatctcaATTGAAACATTTACCTAAAGAACGACGAAGTATTCAATCTCCTGATGCTGGAGTCGGTGCCCATGGTGAGATTGCGGTAATTTATCTAGTCAACACAAACCCTCGGTCTCGAAAAAGCTACTCATATAGACGAGTCTTGAACTAATGAATGTATTGTTACTGATCTCAATCTGCATTGAATAATCGCCATAAGACCACTATCTGGAACTCAGTTTATATCGTCCAATCCTACATCCTGTTTGTGTTGATTGTGTCAACAGTCGTGAAACCAGAAAAATGAAAAGAACATGTGATAAGGACAGCTTCGGGCTAAATAATGAAACTCCGTTATGAACACCAATCACTTCTTAAATATGTgttgtacataatgtacataatgatttttacattattacaaaaaataaaactacccTCAAACATTTCTGTGTTTTTAaacttaataaaaacaaaagacaaaattaaagctcagaaaatcaataatatatcaaaaacaaaaacttttgatatacagtaataaatAAGAACATTATGTAGTTTCGCCGACGATTGGAGTTCGAGAAAATAAATCAccacgattttttttatcacattataATAGAACCTTTAacagaaatagcaaaattgaatcgCTTTGAAAACAATAGACAAGAAAATGCGAAAATATATTTCCGAAAAAATAGTTGATTAACAGTACATCTAAGTATGAATAGtggtaaaaaataatttacaacGTAACAACATAATTTTCTTTAGTGTATGTCGTTTGCTTCTCTGCAATAGTTTTGCTTTACATTGTCTCCTCGAAGCCATCCTCCAATATCTGAATACaatctttgatatttatgtacatCTTTTGAATGAAGCCGCCGACAAAGTTCACAAAAAGCAATCTTATGCTTATTATGTGCGTTTAATTTATAATGTTTTCTCCATTGTATATACTTTTTAAATCTTTCTTTGGCTTTCGATAGTGATTTGATATATCCTACCAAGTTCCTTTTATTGTTAAACGTTGACGTATCTATATAAGAACCCGGAGGAAGAAACATGGAGAGGTTCGATCCACTTCGGACTATAGGTAGTGTCATGATGTTAGATTCGTAGACTTTGAAAGTCTTCTCCGTGAGGTAATCTTCGCATAATTTACTTTCAAATGACAGATAAAATTTGTATGGCTTCAAACATTCTGTGGTTTTTATCCGCGGGCACTGGTTTTGTATACCACACTTTCCATACACGTCAACATTGATGACTTTTTTTAACTCCTTGACATACAAACTGCGTTGTCCACTGGTATTGCAATGTGATACCATCCATACAATATTTTTAggcttattttgccattttttata from Argopecten irradians isolate NY chromosome 5, Ai_NY, whole genome shotgun sequence includes:
- the LOC138324578 gene encoding alpha-(1,3)-fucosyltransferase C-like translates to MTRTFAKLAGKPQKIKSAKLARTSIRVHYYNRPPWIPEDVFSGCNNKCHLTMGDGDSYTGSAVVVFHIPYVIQKYIQKRMGQIWVFHSLEPPVMRWSKSLNWKNVFNWTISYRRDADIHYPYGTFNAKKYQGDLEKQSNKLYKKWQNKPKNIVWMVSHCNTSGQRSLYVKELKKVINVDVYGKCGIQNQCPRIKTTECLKPYKFYLSFESKLCEDYLTEKTFKVYESNIMTLPIVRSGSNLSMFLPPGSYIDTSTFNNKRNLVGYIKSLSKAKERFKKYIQWRKHYKLNAHNKHKIAFCELCRRLHSKDVHKYQRLYSDIGGWLRGDNVKQNYCREANDIH
- the LOC138324429 gene encoding LOW QUALITY PROTEIN: alpha-(1,3)-fucosyltransferase C-like (The sequence of the model RefSeq protein was modified relative to this genomic sequence to represent the inferred CDS: substituted 1 base at 1 genomic stop codon); the encoded protein is KRWQNNSKSTVWMVSNCDTSGKRHLYVKELQKLLKIDVYGKCSTKKSPRKNTTXCLKPYKFYLSFESQLCEDYITEKSFKLYASDVTTLPIVRSGSNVSMFLPPGSYIDTTKFKQKRKIINYMKSLSKSKLKFQKYVQWTESYQVNEGTTYSIAFCGLCRRLHQKDVHQNQRLYTDIGEWLNGDNSKRKSCKQPKDLN